Proteins from a single region of Microbacterium sp. zg-Y818:
- a CDS encoding MarR family transcriptional regulator produces the protein MTTTDLPASTPPDLSAAASELRMATFRLARRLRAQRAVDEMSDGQFAVLAALTVHGPHTLGELADRERVSAPSMNRTVNCLEESGYIARTPDEHDRRKVNVSLTDTGIAVVEETTRRRDSWLEGALAEIGDEDRAVLARATAIMREVASR, from the coding sequence ATGACTACGACAGACCTCCCCGCCTCAACGCCCCCAGACCTCTCCGCAGCGGCATCCGAGCTGCGCATGGCCACCTTCCGCCTCGCCCGGCGCCTGCGCGCCCAGCGCGCGGTCGACGAGATGAGCGACGGCCAGTTCGCCGTGCTCGCGGCTCTCACCGTGCACGGCCCGCACACCCTCGGCGAGCTCGCCGACCGCGAGCGCGTGTCGGCGCCATCGATGAACCGCACCGTGAACTGCCTCGAGGAGTCCGGCTACATTGCGCGGACCCCCGACGAGCACGACCGGCGCAAGGTCAACGTGTCGCTCACCGACACCGGCATCGCCGTGGTCGAGGAGACCACCAGGCGCCGCGACTCGTGGCTCGAGGGCGCCCTCGCCGAGATCGGGGACGAGGACCGCGCCGTGCTCGCACGTGCCACGGCGATCATGCGGGAGGTGGCTTCGCGATGA